AAAAAGGAGATAGAAAAGAAAATGTTAGCAAACATAATAGATCAGTTATTGCAATTCTTTGCAAGTCTAGGATACTTTGGAGTAGCGCTAGGTTTAATGATTGAAATTATCCCAAGTGAAATTGTTCTTTCATATGCAGGATTTTTAGTTGCAGAAGGAAAAATTAGTTTTGTCGGAGCTGTTATCGCTGGAACAATTGGTGGTACTTTAGCGCAAATCTTTTTATACTGGCTTGGATACTACGGAGGGCGTCCGGTTGTTGAAAAATACGGGAAATATTTACTTATTAATAAGCATCATCTAGATATTGCAGAAAATTGGTTTAAACGATACGGGGCAGGTGTAATATTCTCTGCACGCTTTATTCCAGTTGTACGCCATGCTATCTC
This genomic interval from Bacillus cereus contains the following:
- a CDS encoding DedA family protein; amino-acid sequence: MLANIIDQLLQFFASLGYFGVALGLMIEIIPSEIVLSYAGFLVAEGKISFVGAVIAGTIGGTLAQIFLYWLGYYGGRPVVEKYGKYLLINKHHLDIAENWFKRYGAGVIFSARFIPVVRHAISIPAGLAKMPLKLFTLYTVVAIIPWSILFIYLGEKLGGNWRHIKEYASDYTHYIIIGAVFFIALYFGLKLLKKRKTTH